The Stieleria maiorica genome includes the window AAGTTGCCCGACCAGAGGCATTTATCTTGATAAAAGCTTATCCTCTGGGTCGTCGAAAAAAAGCGAAAGACGCCTACGACATCGCTTTTATCTTGCAACACTATCAACCAGACCTTCGCCGACTAGCAGCGCGTCTGGCACCCTTGATAGAAACGGATTCGGGGCGTGAAGCATACTCAATCCTTCAAAACAGTTTCGATCAGATTGATTCTGAAGGCCCGAGGAAGGTCGCGGCATTTGCCCAGGAAAATGGCCAAGATGCAGAGCTGATGCGGCAGGCGGCATACCAGGATGCACAAGAGCTTTTTCAAACAGTCAAAATCGCCTCTGCAGAGTTTTGAAACGCATGAACAAAGAGACTCACCCCGAAGCGACCCAAGTTCGACAATCGCTGTTGGAGGCTCTTCAGCTCGATCTGATTGGGCCATCGGATTCACTCGGGAACACCAGAGAGGTTTTGCCGCAAACCCCGTCACGCTGGTACCTGACAGGGTTCCTCGTTCCGCTTGATGCGGACGAAGAGCAACGGTCGGATCCCACCAGCAATGACGAACTGGACCAAGCTGCCGAACCAGCAGGGCTGGATGACGACGAGACACCGGAGAAACCAGCCGCGCGACGGTCGTATCTTCCAAGCAGTATGGGGATCAGCCTGCTTCTACCGGCAGGTACTGATCAACTCGATGCAACGGTTGCCTACGGTGAATACCTACGTGTCGAGCATGAAGAGGGAGAAACTGGTCCGCAGCAGTGGCGACGCGTGCCACATAGCCAAACGGTTCTCGTCGACCTTGGAAATAAGACCACGGGGAACGGTGTGGTCCCAATCCCCGCAAGTCGCGGCGTGGAATTGGTCTGGTCGTTGCGGACCGTTCCCGATCATGAAATTGATGGCGGGCTGCCCAAAGGCACGCGAAGTCTTTCGCTGTTCGTCGTGAACCGTCGGAAGCCGATGTCTGACGAGTTGCAAGACGAAGGATCCATCTTCCAGGTCTCATTGGAGGTGCGGAGCAACGTGTCGTTCGTAGCACGGCCGAACCTCCACAGTTTGCAGAGCGACGATTGGGACGAGTGTGTCGCCGACGTCCAGTACCGCAATGCCTTCGAGTTCGCCGTCGGACACAGTGTTTCAACCGAATCCGTGGTCGAGAACGGCGAGTGCCGAGTCGTGCGATCCTGTTGGTTGCCGACCGCCGAAGTCGAGAAGGTCGCGCCGTCAAAGATCCCCGGCATCACCTTGGAAATGGAAGCCCTGGCAATTCTGCGAGATGGCGCAGACGCACAGGAGCAGCTGGGCGGGTTCGTCACGAACTATAAGACTTGGATCGATAAGCAAAAGGCGTCTGTTTCCAGTCTGTCAGCGCGGCGGCAGGTGACGGCAAACGAACTGCTTCATCGGGCCAATATCGCTGCCAACCGCATCCAGTCAGGGATCGATCTGCTTGGTGATTCCAAGTACCTGGAAGCCTTCCGGATCGCGAACCGGGCGATGGCGGCGCAGGGACGGCGACGCCTCGCTCAGCAGCTTGGAAAGCCTCCGGGCGAGATCATCCCGGCATGGCGACCATTCCAGCTCGCGTTCATCCTGATGAACCTCAAAGGGATCGCCGAGCCTACAAGTAACGATCGCGGACTCGTCGACTTGCTGTTCTTTCCAACCGGTGGCGGTAAAACAGAGGCCTATCTCGGACTCGCGGCGTTCACCCTTGTGCTGCGGCGATTGACTCACCCCGGGCTGTCGTCGGCCGGACTTAGCGTCCTAATGCGGTACACGCTTCGCCTGCTGACGCTTGACCAACTCGGCCGAGCAGCAGCCTTGATCTGTGCCTTGGAACTAGAACGCCAAAAGGATGTAGAGAAACTTGGCGAGTGGCCGTTTGAAATCGGGCTTTGGGTCGGCCGGGCGGCAACGCCGAACCGAATGGGCCACAAAGGGGACACGGACAGTCAGTCGGCCCGGCGAAAGACGATCGCATTCAAAAACGATGACCGAAAGCCATCGCCAATTCCACTGGAAGAGTGTCCCTGGTGCGGCACCAAGTTCAATCGGACGTCGTTCCAGTTGCTACCCAGCGCCGACGAGCCGACGGATCTTCGAGTCACGTGCGCAAACCGACGCTGCGACTTTTCACGTGGAAACAACCTGCCGATCCTTTCGGTCGACGAGCCAATCTATCGTCGGTTGCCCTGCTTCCTGATCGCGACGGTCGACAAATTCGCCGCGATGCCCTGGACAGGTGAGGTCGGCGGGTTCTTCGGACGCGTGAATCGAGTGGATTCCGAAGGCTTTTACGGCCCATGCACTCCTGTAGCGGGTCGACCGCTTCCCGCCGATCGACTGCCGCCTCCCGATCTGGTCATCCAGGACGAACTGCATCTGATTTCAGGCCCGCTGGGGACCATCGTCGGTTTGTACGAAACCGCCCTGGACGAATTGTCAGCAATCGAAGTTGACGGGCAACGCGTCCATCCCAAAATCATCGCGTCAACAGCAACGGTTCGACGGGCGCAAAGTCAGATCCGGGCGCTCTTTAATCGCCGCGATGTTGACGTGTTTCCACCGCCCGGGCCGGATGTTCGAGACTCTTTCTTCGCACGAACCCACTCGACGGATGAAAGTAACGCCCGCAAGTATGTCGGGATTGCGGCGCAAGGACGCAGTCCCAAGGTCATTATGCTTCGCGTGTATCTGGCTCTGCTCTCGGCGGCAAAGAAGGCTTACGACGAAGCCGGTGGCAACAAGACAGATGCGAATCCCGCGGATCCGTACATGACTTTGCTTGGCTACTTCAACAGCCTGCGGGAGCTGGGCGGTGCCCGACGGTTGATCGAGGATGAAGTCAGGACACAACTCACCGGCCGCGGAGCAAGGAAACGCGTCGGCGAGTCCGATGGCCTATTCAACGACCGCACGATCGCCTACGAGCCCGTGGAGCTTACCAGCCGTGTGACAACCGACAAGGTTTCCGAGGCAAAACGTCGGCTGGAGCAACCTTTCAAGGAGAAAGACCACGTCGACGTTGCCATCGCTACCAACATGATTTCCGTCGGACTGGACATCACCCGCCTGGGCCTGATGGTCTGTTTTGGGCAACCGAAGACCAGCTCCGAGTACATCCAGGCGACTAGCCGTGTCGGACGTGATGACAATCGCCCGGGTCTGGTGATCACGATTTTGAACATTCATCGGCCCCGCGATCGATCGCATTACGAACGGTTTGCGACATTCCATGAGTCGTTCTACCGCAGCGTCGAAGCGACCAGCGTTACCCCCTTCTCACCGCGGGCGCTCGATCGCGGACTAGCGGGCACCTTGGTCGCGCTTGCCCGCCAGGGACACGCGCCAATGACGGCACCGCGAGGGGCGACTGAAATCCTGAACGAGTACCCACGGCTCGACTTTGCGGTGAAGCAACTCGCCCAACGAGCTTTTGACACTCACCAGAATTCCTCCTCGGAAGAGGCCCGGCAGCTGCGGCTCAAGGTCGAAGAACGTTGCAAGGACCTGCTCGATGACTGGAGCAAGATCGCCAAGGAACTCTACGATGCCGGTGGCGCCCTTCAGTACCAGACAGAGGTAGGAAGTGCCCAGCGGCTTCTGTACGAGTTTCTGAATCCGGAACTCAAGAATCTGCCGCCGCGGCACAAGAAGTTTCGGGCGAACCGGTCCATGCGAGATGTTGAGCCGAGCGTCAACTTGTGGCTCAAGACGATCGATGGCATTGAAATCGAAAGTGAGGAGGAGTCGTCATGAGTCGACGGAGGCA containing:
- the drmA gene encoding DISARM system helicase DrmA: MNKETHPEATQVRQSLLEALQLDLIGPSDSLGNTREVLPQTPSRWYLTGFLVPLDADEEQRSDPTSNDELDQAAEPAGLDDDETPEKPAARRSYLPSSMGISLLLPAGTDQLDATVAYGEYLRVEHEEGETGPQQWRRVPHSQTVLVDLGNKTTGNGVVPIPASRGVELVWSLRTVPDHEIDGGLPKGTRSLSLFVVNRRKPMSDELQDEGSIFQVSLEVRSNVSFVARPNLHSLQSDDWDECVADVQYRNAFEFAVGHSVSTESVVENGECRVVRSCWLPTAEVEKVAPSKIPGITLEMEALAILRDGADAQEQLGGFVTNYKTWIDKQKASVSSLSARRQVTANELLHRANIAANRIQSGIDLLGDSKYLEAFRIANRAMAAQGRRRLAQQLGKPPGEIIPAWRPFQLAFILMNLKGIAEPTSNDRGLVDLLFFPTGGGKTEAYLGLAAFTLVLRRLTHPGLSSAGLSVLMRYTLRLLTLDQLGRAAALICALELERQKDVEKLGEWPFEIGLWVGRAATPNRMGHKGDTDSQSARRKTIAFKNDDRKPSPIPLEECPWCGTKFNRTSFQLLPSADEPTDLRVTCANRRCDFSRGNNLPILSVDEPIYRRLPCFLIATVDKFAAMPWTGEVGGFFGRVNRVDSEGFYGPCTPVAGRPLPADRLPPPDLVIQDELHLISGPLGTIVGLYETALDELSAIEVDGQRVHPKIIASTATVRRAQSQIRALFNRRDVDVFPPPGPDVRDSFFARTHSTDESNARKYVGIAAQGRSPKVIMLRVYLALLSAAKKAYDEAGGNKTDANPADPYMTLLGYFNSLRELGGARRLIEDEVRTQLTGRGARKRVGESDGLFNDRTIAYEPVELTSRVTTDKVSEAKRRLEQPFKEKDHVDVAIATNMISVGLDITRLGLMVCFGQPKTSSEYIQATSRVGRDDNRPGLVITILNIHRPRDRSHYERFATFHESFYRSVEATSVTPFSPRALDRGLAGTLVALARQGHAPMTAPRGATEILNEYPRLDFAVKQLAQRAFDTHQNSSSEEARQLRLKVEERCKDLLDDWSKIAKELYDAGGALQYQTEVGSAQRLLYEFLNPELKNLPPRHKKFRANRSMRDVEPSVNLWLKTIDGIEIESEEESS